The proteins below come from a single Ictalurus furcatus strain D&B chromosome 15, Billie_1.0, whole genome shotgun sequence genomic window:
- the LOC128619384 gene encoding heat shock factor protein 5-like: MENTDATFGTFINPNYFPGKLWRLVNDPQICSVWWDDSGEGILVHQETFEAEVLLSQPTHLSEYFRTTDFISFVRQLNLYGFKKQRMNISDKQSNNSPIKAQLHHFQNPHFKRDKPELLLDIKRRTPLNKAKLAGLKVTSRTPRRFHHVMQNSAQETSGLMSTGSVLLEHQGTPYHHPCNVPQQEQRSNTPHHSQYGFYTPEMNALLTFNVSHPQCISAVAQTSWIQQCHAFNNPLLPTLLVTITL, translated from the exons ATGGAAAACACTGATGCAACTTTTGGCACCTTCATCAACCCCAACTACTTCCCTGGCAAGTTGTGGCGTTTGGTGAACGATCCCCAGATTTGCTCAGTCTGGTGGGACGACAGCGGGGAAGGGATACTTGTTCATCAGGAAACATTCGAAGCCGAAGTGCTATTGTCCCAACCCACGCATTTGTCTGAGTACTTCAGGACGACTGACTTCATAAGTTTCGTTCGCCAGCTGAACCTGTACGGCTTCAAAAAACAACGCATGAACATCTCGGACAAGCAGTCGAACAACTCTCCGATTAAAGCCCAACTGCACCATTTTCAAAACCCGCACTTCAAACGGGATAAGCCTGAGCTCCTGCTCGATATAAAGCGACGCACGCCTCTCAATAAGGCCAAGCTCGCCGGCTTAAAGGTGACCAGCAGGACGCCCAGACGTTTCCATCACGTGATGCAGAATTCAGCACAGGAAACCTCTGGCTTAATGAGCACAG GTTCAGTCTTGCTTGAACATCAGGGAACCCCTTACCACCATCCCTGTAATGTCCCTCAGCAGGAGCAGAGGAGCAACACACCTCATCACTCACAGTACGGGTTTTACACACCAG AAATGAATGCTTTATTAACCTTCAATGTTTCCCACCCCCAGTGTATCAGTGCAGTAGCCCAGACGTCTTGGATTCAACAGTGCCATGCTTTCAACAACCCGCTGCTTCCTACTCTCCTGGTGACTATTACCCTGTAA